The proteins below are encoded in one region of Mycobacterium shinjukuense:
- a CDS encoding NUDIX domain-containing protein codes for MADHVFKRVSSETLYQGAIFALRRDQVQMPGGSIATREVVEHYGAVAIVAMNDDNHIPLVYQYRHTFQRRLWELPAGLLDVAGEPPHLTAVRELREEVGLHAGTWRVLVDLNTAPGFSDESVRVFLATDLSAVDRPEAHHEEADMTMRWFPIAQAAQLVLTGEIVNSIAVAGILAAHAVTTGFAQPRPLDTAWIDQPKAFAARKAMR; via the coding sequence GTGGCTGACCACGTTTTCAAGCGGGTATCGTCTGAAACCCTTTATCAGGGAGCCATTTTTGCGCTGCGGCGCGACCAGGTGCAGATGCCCGGCGGCAGCATCGCCACCCGTGAAGTCGTCGAGCACTACGGTGCGGTGGCCATTGTGGCGATGAACGACGACAACCACATCCCGTTGGTCTACCAATACCGTCACACGTTTCAGCGGCGGCTCTGGGAACTGCCGGCTGGGCTGCTGGACGTCGCCGGGGAGCCACCCCATCTGACCGCCGTGCGGGAACTCCGGGAGGAGGTCGGGCTGCACGCCGGCACCTGGCGGGTGCTGGTCGACCTCAACACCGCTCCCGGCTTCAGCGACGAATCGGTGCGGGTCTTTCTGGCTACCGACCTCAGCGCGGTCGACCGGCCCGAAGCCCATCACGAAGAGGCCGACATGACGATGCGCTGGTTTCCCATTGCGCAGGCGGCCCAGCTGGTGCTGACCGGTGAAATCGTCAATTCCATTGCCGTTGCCGGGATTTTGGCCGCCCACGCGGTCACCACCGGCTTCGCCCAGCCGCGCCCCCTGGACACCGCGTGGATTGACCAGCCGAAGGCGTTCGCCGCGCGCAAGGCCATGCGATGA
- a CDS encoding amidohydrolase, whose amino-acid sequence MCTNCQLMAAFEENTVSSIGELGGAGSAARADGRTGPADSASASDGVATVVFRRGAVYTLDPSSPWAEAVAVRGRHIVAVGSNAEVSARIGPATRVVELDGRMLLPGFVEAHIHPIVGAFFTPGVDLQLPSRSDALAAISAYARDNPSGTVRGFGWRVDMFPPDGPSRNDLDRIVPDRPAVLFSIDAHSAWVNSMALEIAGVTSETPDPVPGFSFYQRDPAGHPTGYVLELPAVLGIVGAIEPVTKAAMTTLLADWAPRAAAAGITAVFDAGMPPEGNDPDGLATVYTDLERQGRLPFRVVVSHIVKAPPIDDAVARTVALRQRFATELVRGGVLKIIGDGTAEGHTAYLLAPYADKPDSIGQSPFSEDDWRRLVVDADAADIDVHVHAIGDRTVRVALDAIEAAIKTNPPRERRHSIAHLVYVDDTDVPRFGELGVIAQFSGNWMSADPSTVDIALERYGPRRQQRFFRPRAVLETGATIAFGTDWPAAGYFSTYKPLDAVQIAVTRQLIGRPDAPILEPADQRLDLAQALHAATLGAARQLRLDGAVGSVQAGKLADLVVLRRNLFDVSATDIASTPVDMTMMNGTFTHGA is encoded by the coding sequence ATGTGCACCAACTGCCAGCTCATGGCGGCGTTTGAGGAAAACACGGTGTCGAGCATCGGTGAGTTGGGCGGGGCCGGATCGGCGGCGCGAGCCGACGGCCGCACCGGACCGGCCGACTCGGCGTCGGCCTCCGACGGCGTGGCAACAGTCGTTTTCCGCCGCGGCGCCGTCTACACGCTCGACCCGTCGTCGCCGTGGGCAGAGGCCGTCGCGGTGCGCGGCCGCCACATCGTGGCCGTCGGCTCGAACGCCGAGGTCTCGGCACGGATCGGGCCGGCGACCCGAGTCGTCGAGCTTGACGGGCGGATGCTGCTGCCCGGGTTCGTCGAAGCGCACATCCATCCGATTGTCGGTGCCTTCTTCACGCCGGGCGTCGATCTGCAGTTGCCGTCCCGATCCGACGCGCTCGCCGCGATCTCCGCGTATGCGCGCGACAATCCATCGGGCACGGTAAGGGGATTCGGATGGCGCGTCGACATGTTCCCGCCCGACGGGCCCAGCCGCAACGACCTGGACCGCATCGTGCCCGACCGGCCGGCGGTGTTGTTCTCCATCGACGCCCACAGTGCGTGGGTGAACAGCATGGCACTCGAGATAGCGGGCGTCACCAGCGAAACCCCAGACCCCGTGCCTGGATTCAGCTTCTATCAACGCGATCCCGCCGGCCACCCTACCGGCTATGTGCTGGAGTTACCGGCCGTGCTTGGGATCGTCGGCGCAATCGAGCCGGTCACCAAAGCCGCGATGACGACGCTGCTCGCCGATTGGGCGCCCAGGGCCGCGGCCGCCGGGATCACCGCGGTGTTCGACGCCGGGATGCCGCCGGAGGGTAACGACCCCGACGGGTTGGCCACCGTCTACACAGACCTGGAACGGCAAGGGCGGCTGCCGTTCCGGGTGGTGGTATCGCACATCGTCAAGGCGCCACCGATCGACGACGCGGTGGCGCGGACGGTTGCGTTGCGCCAACGCTTCGCCACCGAGCTGGTCAGGGGTGGCGTGCTCAAGATCATCGGCGACGGCACCGCCGAGGGGCACACGGCATATCTGCTGGCGCCGTACGCCGACAAGCCGGATTCGATTGGTCAGTCACCGTTCTCGGAGGACGACTGGCGGCGGCTGGTCGTTGATGCCGATGCGGCGGACATTGACGTGCACGTGCATGCGATCGGCGACCGCACGGTGCGCGTTGCGCTCGACGCGATCGAGGCGGCGATCAAGACAAACCCGCCGCGCGAGCGCCGGCACTCGATCGCGCACCTGGTCTACGTCGACGACACCGATGTGCCGCGATTTGGGGAGCTCGGTGTGATCGCCCAATTCTCCGGCAACTGGATGTCCGCCGACCCGAGCACGGTCGATATCGCGCTCGAACGCTACGGGCCGCGCCGACAGCAGCGGTTCTTCCGGCCCCGCGCGGTGCTCGAGACCGGTGCCACGATTGCGTTTGGGACCGACTGGCCGGCCGCAGGGTACTTCTCGACCTACAAGCCGCTTGACGCGGTGCAGATCGCGGTGACGCGTCAACTCATCGGACGACCCGATGCGCCCATCCTGGAGCCGGCCGACCAGCGGCTTGATCTGGCGCAGGCCCTGCACGCCGCCACGCTGGGTGCCGCCCGCCAGCTACGCCTGGACGGCGCGGTGGGATCGGTACAGGCTGGCAAGCTTGCGGATCTTGTGGTGTTGCGCCGCAACCTCTTCGACGTATCCGCTACCGATATCGCATCGACGCCCGTCGACATGACCATGATGAACGGAACCTTCACACACGGTGCCTGA
- the xerD gene encoding site-specific tyrosine recombinase XerD encodes MTAVDLQTQLQGYLDHLTIERGVAANTLSSYRRDLRRYLRHLAERGINDLAKVGEDDVSEFLVALRRGVPECGAPALSAVSAARALIAVRGLHRFAAAEGLAERDVARAVRPPTPGRRLPKSLTIDEVLALLEGAGGDSPADGPLTLRNRALLELLYSTGSRISEAVGLDIDDIDTASRSVLLRGKGGKQRLVPVGRPAVYALDAYLVRGRADLARRGRGTPAIFLNVRGGRLSRQSAWQVLRDAAERAGITSGVSPHMLRHSFATHLLEGGADVRVVQELLGHASVTTTQIYTLVTVHALRDVWAEAHPRAR; translated from the coding sequence ATGACAGCGGTTGACCTGCAGACGCAATTACAGGGTTACCTTGACCATCTGACCATCGAGCGGGGCGTTGCGGCAAACACGTTGAGCTCCTACCGGCGCGACCTGCGCCGCTATCTGCGGCACCTGGCGGAGCGGGGAATCAACGATCTGGCCAAGGTCGGCGAGGACGACGTCAGCGAATTCCTGGTGGCGCTGCGGCGCGGCGTTCCCGAATGCGGGGCGCCGGCACTGTCTGCGGTGTCAGCCGCACGCGCGCTCATCGCGGTGCGCGGGTTGCACCGGTTCGCCGCCGCCGAGGGGCTGGCCGAACGGGACGTGGCGCGGGCGGTGCGGCCACCGACACCGGGCCGGCGGTTGCCCAAGAGCCTGACGATCGACGAGGTGCTGGCGCTGCTGGAGGGCGCCGGCGGCGACAGCCCCGCCGACGGACCCCTGACCCTGCGCAACCGGGCGCTGCTGGAACTGTTGTACTCCACCGGTTCGCGGATCTCGGAGGCCGTCGGTCTGGACATCGATGACATCGACACCGCGTCCCGGTCGGTGTTGTTGCGCGGCAAGGGCGGTAAGCAGCGGCTGGTGCCGGTGGGGCGCCCGGCGGTGTACGCGTTGGACGCCTATCTGGTGCGTGGACGTGCGGACCTGGCTCGCCGCGGTCGCGGCACCCCGGCCATCTTTCTCAACGTCCGCGGCGGCCGGCTGTCGCGGCAAAGCGCGTGGCAGGTGTTGCGGGACGCCGCCGAGCGGGCCGGCATCACCTCGGGTGTGTCGCCCCACATGCTGCGCCATTCGTTCGCCACCCACCTGCTCGAGGGCGGTGCCGATGTCCGGGTGGTGCAGGAGCTGCTGGGTCACGCCTCGGTGACCACGACGCAGATCTACACCCTGGTCACCGTCCACGCGCTGCGCGACGTGTGGGCCGAAGCCCATCCCCGGGCGCGTTAG
- a CDS encoding CTP synthase — translation MRRHPHTATKHLFVSGGVASSLGKGLTASSLGQLLTARGLHVTMQKLDPYLNVDPGTMNPFQHGEVFVTEDGAETDLDVGHYERFLDRDLSGSANVTTGQVYSTVIAKERRGEYLGDTVQVIPHITDEIKRRILAMAEPDANGNRPDVVITEIGGTVGDIESQPFLEAARQVRHYLGREDVFFLHVSLVPYLAPSGELKTKPTQHSVAALRSIGITPDALILRCDRDVPEALKNKIALMCDVDIDGVISTPDAPSIYDIPKVLHREELDAFVVRRLNLPFRDVDWTEWDDLLRRVHEPQETVRIALVGKYVELSDAYLSVIEALRAGGFKHRAKVEIRWVASDDCGTPSGAAAALGDVHGVLIPGGFGIRGIEGKIGAIRYARARGLPLLGLCLGLQCIVIEAARSVGLTEANSAEFEPDTPHPVISTMADQEQIVAGQADLGGTMRLGSYPAVLEPNSIVAQAYQSTRVSERHRHRYEVNNAYRDKLAESGLRISGTSPDGHLVEFVEYPPDQHPFIVGTQAHPELKSRPTRPHPLFVAFVGAALEYKAAELLPVEIPERVPNGSQHRDGVAQQLPEPVTRG, via the coding sequence GTGCGTAGGCACCCGCACACCGCCACCAAGCACCTCTTCGTCAGCGGTGGCGTGGCTTCCTCGCTCGGTAAAGGGCTGACCGCAAGTAGCCTTGGACAGCTGCTGACCGCCCGCGGCTTGCATGTCACCATGCAGAAGCTCGATCCCTATCTCAACGTCGACCCGGGAACCATGAACCCGTTCCAGCACGGTGAAGTCTTCGTCACCGAGGACGGCGCCGAGACCGACCTCGATGTCGGGCACTACGAGCGGTTCCTCGATCGCGATCTGTCCGGTTCGGCGAATGTGACTACCGGGCAGGTGTATTCGACGGTCATCGCCAAGGAGCGCCGCGGTGAATACCTGGGCGACACGGTGCAGGTGATCCCGCACATCACCGACGAAATCAAGCGGCGAATCCTGGCGATGGCCGAACCCGACGCCAACGGCAACCGCCCAGACGTGGTCATCACCGAAATCGGCGGCACCGTCGGCGATATCGAATCGCAGCCGTTTCTGGAGGCGGCACGCCAAGTCCGGCACTATCTGGGCCGGGAGGACGTGTTCTTCCTGCACGTGTCGCTGGTTCCCTACCTGGCGCCATCTGGCGAACTGAAGACCAAGCCGACACAGCATTCGGTGGCGGCGTTGCGCAGCATCGGTATCACTCCGGACGCGCTGATATTGCGCTGCGACCGCGATGTTCCCGAAGCGCTGAAGAACAAGATCGCGCTGATGTGCGACGTGGACATCGACGGCGTCATCTCCACTCCCGATGCACCCTCGATCTACGACATCCCCAAGGTGCTGCATCGTGAGGAACTCGACGCGTTTGTGGTGCGCAGGCTCAACCTGCCGTTCCGCGACGTCGACTGGACCGAATGGGACGACCTGTTGCGCAGGGTTCATGAGCCGCAGGAGACGGTACGAATTGCCTTGGTGGGCAAGTATGTTGAACTGTCCGATGCGTACTTGTCGGTGATCGAGGCGTTGCGCGCCGGTGGCTTCAAGCACCGCGCCAAGGTCGAAATCCGCTGGGTGGCATCCGACGATTGCGGGACCCCCAGCGGCGCGGCGGCGGCGCTGGGCGATGTCCACGGGGTGCTGATTCCCGGTGGTTTCGGCATCCGGGGTATCGAGGGCAAGATCGGTGCCATCCGCTATGCCCGAGCCCGCGGGTTACCGCTGCTGGGGTTGTGCCTGGGTCTGCAATGCATCGTGATCGAGGCGGCGCGCTCGGTCGGTCTCACCGAGGCCAACTCGGCCGAATTCGAGCCGGACACACCGCATCCGGTTATCTCCACGATGGCCGATCAGGAACAGATCGTGGCCGGCCAGGCAGATCTGGGTGGCACCATGCGGCTCGGCTCCTATCCGGCCGTGCTGGAGCCGAATTCGATTGTGGCACAGGCATATCAGTCGACTCGGGTATCCGAACGGCATCGCCACCGCTACGAGGTCAACAATGCTTACCGGGACAAGCTTGCCGAAAGCGGCCTACGAATTTCGGGTACGTCCCCCGACGGACACTTGGTGGAGTTCGTCGAATACCCGCCGGATCAGCACCCGTTCATCGTGGGCACCCAGGCCCACCCCGAGTTGAAGAGTCGGCCCACCCGGCCGCACCCATTGTTTGTCGCATTCGTCGGAGCGGCCCTGGAGTACAAAGCGGCCGAGCTGCTGCCGGTGGAGATCCCCGAGCGAGTGCCCAACGGCAGCCAGCACCGCGACGGCGTCGCCCAGCAGCTACCCGAACCCGTGACTCGTGGCTGA